In the genome of Bacteroidota bacterium, one region contains:
- a CDS encoding tetratricopeptide repeat protein translates to MKLLYKIIFIVITVLMGNAVIAQNKDEQLAAQFFSNNEYDKAAELYEKLLSKNLSSIYFYDNLLQSYIKLKKLDDAESLCKKMYRKLGVAYYGVDIGFVYKLANKPEKAQKQFEDILKKIIPNQDRIFETANAFEKRDEIEFATRTYLQGRKLLNDHLVFSNELANLYSKTKQTSLMIDEYLNCVELNPINREEVEGLLQNNITQNSDFDLLKNALIRRIKSNQNSDTYYEMLIWFYVQRKDFDNALVQAKAMDKRLKEEGRKLMDLGFLAISNEKYDAAVRLFNEVVLLGKDKAYYLAARQGVLEASNKKLLASDSFSQTDLLNLEKTYENFLLENGKTYYTAPCMRDLAKLNTFYLNNFPKAIGIYDEILNLAGIDNQFKAECKLELGDLYVMKGQEWEAMLLYGQVDKEFLENPLGQEAKFKNAKLSYYLGEFEWAKAQLDILKTATTQLIANNALELSLLIQDNTVDSIEDALKLFAKADLLYQQNKFNQAILVLDSINLLFPKHALADDIAFKKGQIFLKQKDYNTAIKYFTIVINEHGTDILGDNALLNVATIYDRYLNNPAEAKKQYEKFIETYGSSIFINDVRKRYRILRGDIIN, encoded by the coding sequence ATGAAATTATTATATAAAATTATATTTATCGTCATTACTGTTTTAATGGGTAATGCTGTTATAGCACAAAATAAAGATGAGCAATTGGCTGCTCAATTTTTTTCGAATAATGAGTATGATAAAGCGGCTGAATTGTATGAAAAATTATTATCGAAAAACTTAAGCTCTATTTACTTTTACGATAACTTACTGCAATCGTACATAAAACTTAAAAAGCTTGACGATGCGGAAAGTTTATGTAAAAAAATGTACCGCAAACTGGGAGTGGCTTATTACGGTGTTGATATTGGTTTTGTTTACAAACTTGCCAACAAACCTGAAAAAGCACAAAAGCAGTTTGAAGATATTTTAAAGAAAATAATTCCTAACCAGGATAGGATTTTTGAAACAGCTAATGCTTTTGAAAAAAGAGATGAAATTGAATTTGCTACCAGAACTTATTTACAAGGCCGTAAACTGTTAAACGACCATTTGGTTTTTAGCAATGAACTGGCCAACTTATACAGCAAAACAAAACAAACAAGTCTGATGATTGATGAGTATTTGAATTGTGTAGAGCTAAACCCCATTAACAGGGAAGAGGTGGAAGGCTTATTGCAAAATAATATTACCCAAAACAGCGATTTTGATTTATTAAAAAATGCTTTGATCAGACGTATAAAAAGCAATCAAAATTCGGACACTTATTATGAAATGCTGATTTGGTTTTATGTACAACGCAAAGATTTTGACAATGCGCTTGTGCAGGCAAAAGCAATGGATAAGCGATTAAAGGAAGAAGGAAGAAAGCTAATGGACTTAGGTTTTTTAGCTATCAGCAATGAAAAATACGATGCGGCCGTACGCCTTTTTAACGAGGTGGTTTTATTGGGTAAGGATAAAGCTTATTACTTAGCTGCACGACAAGGTGTTTTGGAAGCGAGTAATAAAAAACTATTAGCATCTGACTCTTTTTCACAAACGGATTTGCTTAACTTAGAAAAAACGTATGAAAACTTTTTGCTGGAAAATGGTAAAACATATTATACCGCTCCATGTATGCGCGATTTAGCCAAACTGAACACTTTTTATTTAAATAATTTTCCTAAAGCCATTGGCATTTATGACGAGATACTAAACTTGGCAGGTATTGACAATCAGTTTAAGGCGGAGTGTAAACTTGAGCTGGGCGATTTATACGTAATGAAAGGACAGGAATGGGAAGCCATGCTTTTATATGGTCAAGTAGATAAGGAATTTTTAGAAAATCCGTTAGGGCAAGAGGCTAAATTTAAAAATGCTAAACTAAGTTACTATTTAGGCGAATTTGAATGGGCAAAAGCACAGCTCGATATTTTAAAAACGGCTACTACGCAATTAATAGCCAATAATGCGCTGGAATTATCATTGCTTATTCAGGACAATACGGTTGACTCTATAGAAGATGCTTTGAAGTTATTTGCAAAAGCAGATTTGCTTTACCAACAAAACAAATTTAACCAAGCCATTCTGGTGTTGGATTCTATTAATTTACTTTTTCCAAAACATGCTTTAGCTGATGATATTGCTTTTAAGAAAGGGCAAATATTCCTGAAACAAAAGGACTACAACACGGCTATTAAATATTTTACTATTGTTATCAATGAACATGGCACTGATATACTAGGCGATAATGCTTTGCTTAACGTAGCCACTATTTATGACAGGTATTTGAACAACCCTGCGGAAGCTAAAAAACAATACGAGAAGTTTATTGAAACATACGGCAGTAGTATTTTTATAAACGATGTACGTAAAAGATATAGAATTTTAAGAGGTGATATAATTAATTAA
- a CDS encoding glycosyltransferase family 2 protein, with amino-acid sequence MLKLLIILFEITIAWFLIAPLAKLLLIGLSKLIYKPMPAIINLEYSYSYAAIITVHESTKLLEDIVESFNKQTYKNFTAYFVLDNCGYINVSHLESENIKFLFPEKPLHSKTRSIEFALNAFDQEYDAISLFEDGNLLHPDYFLEINKQFCKGYKAVQGAIKAKNFNTITANLDAANEAFYSFHDKESRNQLGLSASIWSLGFCIDSIIFKKIVSKSFKHHLIGCDKKIQAKLLLYTKHVAYAGNAIVFDEKTSSSKNMIKQKAVWFLDYYKNIFEALPILFKGIQTLSFDRINYALNIMRPPLTLVLSMACLLSVFNWFVLHQYYWLMPIAIASIAVAFISILFIKKVDRRVWNAMYQFPRLLLIQFLALFISNKSSESFYFTRHVVSRKVDDVLFLYK; translated from the coding sequence ATGCTTAAACTATTAATCATATTATTTGAAATAACTATTGCCTGGTTCCTGATAGCTCCATTGGCTAAGTTGTTGCTAATAGGTTTATCTAAGCTCATTTATAAACCAATGCCAGCCATTATTAACTTGGAATACAGTTATAGTTATGCTGCCATTATTACGGTACATGAAAGCACCAAGTTATTAGAAGACATCGTTGAATCGTTCAACAAACAAACTTATAAAAACTTTACTGCTTATTTTGTTTTAGACAACTGTGGCTATATCAATGTATCGCATTTAGAATCGGAAAACATTAAGTTTTTATTTCCTGAAAAACCTTTGCATTCAAAAACCCGTTCTATTGAATTTGCTTTAAATGCTTTTGATCAAGAATATGATGCCATCAGTCTTTTTGAAGATGGCAACTTATTACACCCTGACTATTTTTTAGAAATTAATAAACAATTTTGTAAAGGTTACAAAGCTGTTCAAGGTGCTATAAAAGCAAAAAACTTTAATACTATAACGGCTAATTTAGATGCTGCCAACGAAGCTTTTTATTCGTTCCACGATAAAGAAAGCCGTAATCAATTGGGCTTATCGGCCAGTATTTGGAGTTTAGGTTTTTGTATTGACAGTATTATATTTAAAAAAATAGTAAGCAAATCGTTTAAACACCATTTAATTGGTTGTGATAAAAAAATACAAGCTAAACTATTGTTATATACTAAACATGTTGCTTATGCCGGCAATGCCATTGTTTTTGACGAAAAAACAAGCAGCAGCAAAAACATGATTAAACAAAAAGCGGTTTGGTTTTTAGATTACTATAAAAATATTTTTGAGGCCTTACCTATTTTATTTAAAGGTATACAAACTTTAAGTTTTGACAGAATAAATTATGCACTAAACATTATGCGCCCACCTTTGACTTTGGTATTAAGCATGGCTTGTTTATTGTCTGTTTTTAATTGGTTCGTATTACACCAATACTATTGGTTAATGCCCATTGCCATTGCAAGCATAGCTGTTGCATTTATTAGCATTCTATTTATTAAAAAAGTGGATAGAAGAGTATGGAACGCTATGTATCAATTTCCGAGATTGTTATTGATACAGTTTCTAGCCTTATTCATATCCAATAAATCAAGTGAATCATTTTACTTTACCCGGCATGTAGTAAGCCGTAAAGTTGACGATGTGCTTTTTTTATATAAGTAA
- the ruvC gene encoding crossover junction endodeoxyribonuclease RuvC: MSSLPNTVTDFDRIILGIDPGTIVMGYGIIGIQKKQVSLITLGVLKLDKYDDYALKLKKIFERTVGLIDEFKPDELAIEAPFFGKNVQSMLKLGRAQGVAIAAAMSRELAVNEYSPKKIKQSITGNGNASKDQVAGMLQHILKFEHDSKFLDATDGLAAAYCHFMQKNLGIEKATKSSKIPTKKKASSWETFVSNNPAKIKK, from the coding sequence TTGAGTTCCTTACCAAATACTGTTACCGATTTTGATAGAATTATATTAGGCATTGACCCCGGAACTATAGTAATGGGATATGGTATTATTGGCATTCAAAAAAAACAGGTATCGCTTATTACGTTAGGTGTATTAAAGCTTGATAAATATGACGATTACGCCTTAAAACTTAAAAAAATATTTGAACGTACGGTTGGCCTCATTGACGAATTTAAACCTGATGAATTGGCTATTGAAGCTCCATTTTTTGGTAAAAACGTACAATCTATGTTAAAACTTGGCAGGGCTCAGGGAGTAGCTATTGCTGCAGCTATGAGCAGGGAGTTAGCCGTAAATGAATATTCTCCAAAAAAAATAAAACAATCGATAACCGGAAATGGAAATGCCAGTAAAGACCAAGTTGCGGGAATGTTGCAGCATATTTTAAAATTTGAACACGATTCTAAATTTTTAGATGCTACGGATGGTTTGGCAGCAGCTTATTGCCATTTTATGCAAAAAAATTTAGGAATAGAAAAAGCCACCAAATCAAGTAAAATACCGACTAAAAAAAAGGCTAGCAGTTGGGAAACGTTTGTAAGCAATAACCCTGCTAAAATTAAAAAATAA
- a CDS encoding sugar phosphate nucleotidyltransferase, with amino-acid sequence MKAVIPVAGIGTRLRPHTHTQPKALIPIAGKPILAHIVDSLIDAGINDFVFIIGYLGDKIEEYIQKNYPKITANFIIQTTGKGVGHAIWLAKENILKDEDEILIVFGDTIADVDLKKIIAEPYNQLGIKKVDDPRQFGVAEVNKEGFITKMVEKPAIPKSNLALVGIYKIKDSKALIEALDFNISQKRTTHNEYTLTDALMAMIQDGFTFKAFDVANWFDCGKKEILIETNSTLLKRLNYDTNKYKFNNTIIIPPVFIGENCSINNCIIGPNVSIGENAILNYGIIKDSIIGPYAQIEYAILEHSLIGNDAFLCGNKQSLNIGDSTEINFG; translated from the coding sequence ATGAAAGCAGTTATTCCTGTTGCAGGAATCGGAACGCGTTTGCGTCCACATACACATACTCAACCAAAGGCATTGATTCCAATTGCGGGTAAGCCTATATTAGCCCATATTGTCGATAGCCTAATTGATGCCGGTATTAATGATTTTGTATTTATTATTGGTTACTTAGGTGATAAAATTGAAGAGTATATTCAAAAGAATTACCCAAAAATAACAGCTAACTTTATTATTCAAACTACGGGTAAAGGAGTAGGACACGCCATTTGGCTTGCCAAAGAAAATATTTTAAAGGACGAAGACGAAATACTGATTGTTTTTGGAGATACGATAGCGGATGTGGATTTGAAAAAAATAATTGCTGAGCCGTATAATCAATTGGGTATAAAAAAAGTTGACGATCCAAGGCAATTTGGCGTAGCTGAAGTTAACAAAGAAGGTTTTATTACTAAAATGGTTGAAAAACCGGCCATTCCAAAATCGAATCTGGCTTTGGTTGGTATATATAAAATTAAGGATAGTAAAGCTTTAATTGAAGCGCTTGATTTTAATATCAGTCAGAAAAGAACTACTCACAATGAATATACTTTAACGGATGCCCTGATGGCTATGATACAGGATGGTTTTACCTTTAAAGCATTTGATGTAGCCAATTGGTTTGATTGTGGTAAAAAAGAAATTTTAATTGAAACTAACTCCACTTTATTAAAGCGCCTTAACTACGATACTAACAAGTATAAATTTAACAATACTATTATTATTCCTCCGGTTTTTATTGGTGAGAATTGTAGTATTAACAATTGTATTATAGGACCTAATGTATCTATTGGAGAAAATGCTATATTGAATTATGGTATTATTAAAGATAGTATTATTGGACCTTACGCTCAAATTGAATACGCTATATTGGAGCACTCGCTAATAGGAAACGATGCTTTTCTTTGTGGAAACAAACAAAGCTTAAATATTGGCGACAGTACTGAAATAAACTTCGGATAA
- a CDS encoding DUF4286 family protein: MIVYNVTINVDASIHDAWFKWMKEKHLGDVMATGMFTSYKFLKLLSKHDEEQGETYAIQYFAPTMENYERYQQEFAPQLQLDGRTLFGESFHAFRTLLQEV, translated from the coding sequence ATGATAGTATATAACGTAACTATAAATGTGGACGCCAGTATTCATGATGCCTGGTTTAAATGGATGAAAGAAAAACATTTAGGCGATGTAATGGCAACAGGTATGTTTACCTCATACAAATTTTTAAAATTGCTTAGCAAACATGATGAAGAGCAAGGTGAAACATACGCTATACAGTACTTTGCCCCTACCATGGAAAATTACGAACGTTATCAGCAAGAGTTTGCACCGCAATTACAATTAGATGGTCGCACGCTGTTTGGTGAAAGTTTTCATGCTTTTAGAACACTATTGCAGGAAGTATAG
- a CDS encoding lysylphosphatidylglycerol synthase domain-containing protein: MKQFWTKNKKWIVYVKALLALLTIGFIVYKLFGAYKIDEKFSSFSFTFSLANIAILLAVILLMVVNWGFETAKWHLLVNRYEKLSYTNSLKAIFSGATLSIITPNQIGDFAGRVIHLQTLNKIKGSLVTVIGHTAQVIITGIFGMYALLAFAAKLDYNIYLKWKIIAIVIFVIHVIVIWLFIHIHLLYKYLNINTWFKKHEHYIQVFKAYNKSQLAKLLLFSCIRYIAFLSQYVLLLYFFGVDIGVVNSIIGVISIFCIQSIVPSFILLDIGLRGASALFIFGELSNYDKGIELGVLLSAYSLWIINMMLPALLGLYFILKQRFTNL, from the coding sequence TTGAAACAGTTTTGGACTAAAAATAAAAAATGGATTGTTTATGTAAAAGCATTACTCGCTTTGTTAACCATTGGCTTTATTGTATATAAGTTATTTGGTGCGTATAAAATTGATGAAAAATTTTCAAGTTTCAGCTTTACTTTTTCCCTTGCAAATATTGCAATACTATTAGCCGTTATTTTACTTATGGTAGTAAATTGGGGGTTTGAAACCGCTAAATGGCATTTGTTAGTTAACCGTTACGAAAAACTGAGTTATACAAACAGCTTAAAAGCTATTTTTTCAGGAGCAACTTTAAGCATTATAACTCCCAATCAAATAGGCGATTTTGCCGGACGGGTTATTCATTTGCAAACTTTAAACAAAATAAAAGGCTCGCTGGTAACCGTTATTGGACATACCGCTCAGGTTATTATAACAGGTATATTCGGTATGTATGCATTGTTGGCTTTTGCTGCAAAACTTGATTACAACATATATTTAAAATGGAAAATAATAGCCATTGTTATTTTTGTTATTCATGTAATAGTTATCTGGTTATTTATTCATATACACTTACTGTATAAATACCTTAATATAAATACATGGTTTAAAAAGCACGAGCATTATATTCAGGTATTCAAAGCGTATAACAAATCACAATTAGCAAAGCTGCTTTTGTTCTCCTGTATCAGGTACATTGCTTTCTTAAGTCAGTACGTACTATTACTTTATTTTTTTGGTGTTGATATAGGTGTAGTAAACAGTATAATAGGTGTAATATCTATTTTCTGTATTCAATCCATTGTACCCAGTTTTATTTTGTTAGATATTGGTTTACGGGGGGCTTCAGCACTCTTTATTTTTGGCGAATTGAGTAATTACGACAAGGGAATTGAATTAGGTGTTTTGCTTTCCGCGTATTCATTATGGATTATTAATATGATGCTTCCAGCTTTATTGGGCTTATATTTTATTTTAAAACAACGCTTTACTAATTTATGA
- a CDS encoding DUF2167 domain-containing protein gives MKQKLQLTLLLCAIALFTNAQSFIYDSLYVAGSDDQDSLIVLKYTTSSTSVGNNLATINVPKGFKYLDGPQGRTVLEYFWGNMPDPDLMGLILPLNYTPLDKECWAVSINYDNSGHVEDDDAKDINYDELLAEMQKDITESNKERISQGYQAVTLTGWAVSPYYDSEAKKLHWAKKVKFDGDSIETLNYNIRVLGRGGVLQLNVIAGMNQFGQVYKHVDPLISSVSFNEGQRYENFDSGVDKVAAYGIGGLIAGKVLAKAGFFVLLLKFWKILLLAVVGGFAAVKKFFFSKKSNTTPEDTTPTTPNEEVTPS, from the coding sequence ATGAAACAAAAACTACAACTCACTCTCCTACTTTGTGCCATTGCTTTGTTTACCAATGCGCAAAGTTTTATTTACGACTCTCTTTATGTTGCGGGCAGCGATGACCAAGACTCTTTAATTGTATTGAAATATACAACCTCATCTACCAGTGTTGGCAATAACTTGGCTACTATTAATGTGCCCAAAGGCTTTAAATATTTAGACGGCCCTCAAGGTAGAACGGTATTGGAATATTTTTGGGGCAATATGCCTGACCCGGATTTAATGGGTTTAATTTTACCTTTAAACTATACACCACTTGACAAGGAATGTTGGGCTGTAAGTATTAATTACGATAACTCTGGACACGTAGAAGATGATGATGCAAAAGACATTAACTACGATGAGCTATTGGCTGAAATGCAAAAAGACATTACTGAAAGTAACAAAGAAAGAATAAGCCAGGGATACCAAGCTGTAACCCTTACTGGCTGGGCAGTTAGTCCTTATTATGATTCTGAAGCTAAAAAATTGCATTGGGCTAAAAAAGTAAAATTTGATGGCGACAGTATTGAAACACTTAATTACAACATAAGGGTACTTGGACGTGGCGGTGTTTTACAGTTAAATGTAATTGCAGGCATGAACCAATTTGGCCAAGTATACAAACACGTTGATCCATTAATTTCGAGTGTTAGTTTTAATGAAGGCCAACGTTATGAAAACTTTGATAGTGGTGTAGATAAAGTAGCTGCTTACGGTATTGGTGGATTAATAGCGGGAAAAGTATTGGCTAAGGCAGGCTTTTTTGTATTGTTATTAAAGTTCTGGAAAATACTATTGTTAGCAGTAGTAGGTGGTTTTGCTGCTGTTAAAAAATTCTTCTTTAGCAAAAAATCAAATACAACTCCTGAAGACACAACACCGACAACACCCAATGAGGAAGTAACTCCTTCATAA
- the polA gene encoding DNA polymerase I: MSEKKLFLLDGMALVYRAYFAFSQNPRITSAGFNTSAIFGYTNTVLDILKKEKPTHIGVSFDTSAPTARHIEYEAYKAHRDEMPEGISTALPFIMKVTEALNIPILILDGYEADDIIGTLAKKAEQAGFKTYMMTPDKDFGQLVSENIFIYKPARLGNDYEIMGVPEVLKRWEITDVKQVIDILGMWGDAVDNIPGIPGIGEKTAKVLVQKYGSMEGLYEHVHELKGKQKENVENNKEKAFLSKRLATIDLNVPIEFDEKALILDPPNKEACETLFAELEFKTMAKRLFGDVQQASTASTVVADKKQAAASTAFDLFNPAPQSVQVKEETSVIVESENFVLQEDSVIVRNNIENTPHNYILVDSTEKQNELLQVLLQAKEVCFDTETSSLETLDAEIVGLSFSIKGSEAYYIPFPENYEEAKAILHIFKPVFESEEIVKIGQNIKYDLGILKQYDLTLKGPLFDTMLAHYLIEPDLRHGMDYLAGIYLDYEPVSITTLIGKKGKNQLNMRSVAIEKIKEYAAEDADITFQLKEKLAPQLAESNAKPLFDEIEIPLVHVLSDVEREGIKIDKEFLNAYSVTLQTDIALLEKRIIELAGMNFNIASPKQLGEVLFEHLALDAKAKKTKTGQYQTGEDVLQGLSEHEIVRCILDVRQLSKLKSTYVDALPALINKKTGRVHTSFNQAVAATGRLSSTNPNLQNIPIRTDKGKEIRKAFIPRGEEYVLLSADYSQIELRIIAAMAKEEAMIEAFKQGLDIHIATAAKVYGKEISEVTSAERRNAKAVNFGIIYGQSAFGLSQSLGIPRKEAASIIEEYFKQYPNIKTYMSNTINFAKEYGYVETLKGRRRYLRDINSANFTVRGFAERNAINAPIQGSAADMIKIAMISIHERMQNPASNIKHSKMVLQVHDELLFDAHKDEVEILKQLVIEEMEKAMELSVPIKAEVGVGLNWLEAH; encoded by the coding sequence ATGTCGGAAAAAAAATTGTTTTTATTAGATGGAATGGCACTAGTGTATAGAGCCTATTTTGCATTCAGTCAAAATCCGCGTATTACCAGCGCAGGCTTTAATACATCAGCTATATTTGGTTATACCAATACCGTTTTAGATATACTTAAAAAAGAAAAACCCACCCATATAGGTGTGTCGTTTGATACCTCGGCTCCTACAGCCAGGCATATTGAATATGAAGCTTACAAGGCCCATAGAGACGAAATGCCCGAAGGTATATCAACCGCTTTGCCTTTTATCATGAAAGTAACCGAAGCTTTAAATATTCCAATATTAATTTTAGACGGATACGAAGCAGATGATATTATTGGCACATTGGCCAAAAAAGCGGAGCAAGCAGGTTTTAAAACTTATATGATGACCCCCGACAAAGACTTTGGTCAATTAGTAAGTGAAAATATATTTATATACAAACCTGCCCGTTTGGGTAACGATTATGAAATAATGGGCGTTCCCGAGGTGTTAAAGCGTTGGGAAATTACCGATGTAAAACAGGTAATTGATATTTTAGGTATGTGGGGCGATGCTGTTGATAATATACCCGGCATACCCGGTATTGGCGAAAAAACAGCCAAAGTTTTAGTGCAAAAATACGGCAGTATGGAAGGCTTATACGAACATGTGCATGAACTAAAAGGAAAACAAAAAGAAAACGTAGAAAACAATAAAGAAAAAGCATTCCTTTCAAAACGTTTAGCTACTATAGATTTAAATGTGCCTATTGAGTTTGACGAAAAAGCATTGATACTTGACCCTCCCAATAAAGAAGCTTGCGAAACACTGTTTGCTGAGTTAGAGTTTAAAACAATGGCTAAAAGATTGTTTGGTGATGTGCAGCAAGCCTCAACAGCAAGCACTGTTGTAGCTGATAAAAAACAAGCTGCCGCATCAACCGCTTTCGATTTGTTTAATCCGGCACCACAATCAGTACAAGTTAAAGAAGAAACCAGTGTTATAGTTGAAAGTGAAAATTTTGTTTTACAGGAAGACTCCGTAATTGTAAGAAACAATATAGAAAACACCCCCCACAACTATATATTGGTTGACAGTACTGAAAAACAAAACGAGTTGTTGCAAGTACTATTACAGGCAAAAGAAGTTTGTTTTGATACCGAAACATCATCATTAGAAACCTTGGATGCAGAAATTGTTGGATTGTCATTTAGTATAAAAGGCAGTGAGGCTTATTACATTCCGTTTCCCGAAAACTACGAAGAAGCAAAAGCCATTCTCCATATTTTTAAACCCGTATTTGAAAGCGAAGAAATTGTTAAAATAGGCCAAAACATAAAATATGATTTAGGCATTTTAAAACAATACGATTTAACGCTAAAAGGTCCTTTGTTTGATACCATGCTGGCACATTATTTAATTGAACCCGATTTGCGCCACGGTATGGATTATTTAGCAGGTATTTATTTAGATTATGAACCGGTAAGCATTACTACATTAATTGGTAAAAAAGGAAAAAACCAATTAAATATGCGCAGTGTAGCCATTGAAAAAATAAAAGAATACGCTGCCGAAGATGCCGATATAACATTTCAATTGAAAGAAAAACTGGCTCCACAGCTAGCAGAAAGCAATGCAAAACCTTTATTTGATGAAATTGAAATTCCTTTGGTACACGTATTAAGTGATGTAGAACGTGAAGGAATAAAAATAGATAAAGAATTTTTAAATGCTTATTCAGTAACATTACAAACCGATATAGCATTATTAGAAAAACGCATTATCGAGTTGGCAGGTATGAACTTTAACATAGCCTCACCAAAACAGTTAGGCGAAGTATTGTTTGAACATTTAGCTTTAGATGCCAAAGCCAAAAAAACAAAAACAGGTCAATACCAAACAGGCGAAGATGTATTACAAGGATTAAGCGAACACGAAATAGTTCGTTGCATATTAGACGTACGCCAGTTAAGTAAATTAAAATCAACCTATGTAGATGCATTACCTGCTTTGATTAACAAAAAAACAGGCCGTGTACATACCTCATTTAACCAGGCAGTAGCTGCTACAGGCAGGTTGTCATCAACCAATCCTAACTTGCAAAATATTCCTATCCGTACTGATAAAGGAAAAGAAATACGCAAAGCATTTATTCCGCGTGGCGAAGAGTATGTATTGTTAAGTGCAGATTACTCGCAAATTGAATTGCGTATAATAGCAGCCATGGCAAAAGAAGAAGCCATGATAGAAGCATTTAAACAAGGTTTAGATATTCATATAGCCACCGCAGCAAAAGTATATGGCAAAGAAATTAGCGAGGTTACCAGTGCAGAACGTAGAAACGCCAAAGCCGTTAATTTTGGAATTATATACGGGCAGTCAGCCTTTGGTTTAAGCCAGAGTTTAGGTATTCCGCGTAAAGAAGCAGCCAGCATTATTGAAGAATATTTTAAACAATACCCTAATATAAAAACATACATGAGCAACACCATTAATTTTGCCAAAGAGTATGGTTATGTAGAAACTTTAAAAGGACGTAGAAGATATTTACGTGATATCAATTCAGCTAATTTTACCGTACGTGGTTTTGCTGAACGAAATGCTATCAATGCCCCTATACAAGGCAGTGCAGCCGATATGATAAAAATTGCAATGATTTCCATTCATGAGCGTATGCAAAACCCGGCATCAAACATTAAACATTCAAAAATGGTATTACAAGTACATGATGAGTTGTTATTTGATGCACATAAAGACGAAGTAGAAATACTAAAGCAATTGGTGATAGAAGAAATGGAAAAAGCAATGGAATTATCAGTTCCTATAAAAGCAGAAGTAGGAGTGGGTTTAAATTGGCTCGAAGCACATTAA